In Oryza sativa Japonica Group chromosome 2, ASM3414082v1, the following are encoded in one genomic region:
- the LOC4329786 gene encoding protein PHYLLO, chloroplastic isoform X5 has protein sequence MLAVVFSSGHRLLPLPVLPGTFTTPPPPPPPPLLSPRRPLLAPRRRRCLCGGGGGGLLLLRAVAARRAGIVIDVDEVGEVGDRDLPVDVSFTRRLPPVLTLGDGLAALRRAGEEVKACPPAAAASGVIRFEVLVPPSTKALKWLCTQFKRSSLFPQFYLSRKQTTDSSIQLEISGAGSAICFHGSSRVDNGFDLISRYLSFNSHLIRAYGSVGVKYDKELLSLEERIGSFYFFIPQVELSEFDGYSMLSSTIVWDDSVSHTFEDSVCLFESCFSQIWSSYDSSATICYENMVTSYIGESRMSESRNTQLVYLDAEFLAVIDGKAVTEKENCPTSDQSFVRFSPQFLFCANMDLCLQSNKIESFIRRCSNINLAWASFIVEEFVRLGFTYFCIAPGSRSSPLALSASVHPLTTCISCYDERSLGFHALGYGRGSRKPAIVITSSGTAVSNLLPSVVEASQDFVPLILLTADRPPELQDVGANQAINQVNHFGSFVRHFFSLPPPDDHIYARMVLTTVDSAAYYAMQAPQGPVHINCAFREPLDYGYQDWSVDCLKGLDKWFINREPYTRYLGMKMVSALGNYSCSVREVLEIVKNANQGLLLVGAIHTEDDIWAVTLLARHLSWPIAADVLSGLRMRKVQKSIPGLDKSICFIDHIDQILLSESVKSWKTPDVIVQIGSRITSKRVGTYLESCSPSSYILIDAHPCRHDPSHVVTHRIQATITEFAASLCQCNFQTKTSRWSDILMVLNSAVSQEIMFQVHSECSLTEPYVAHVIGEALYGDATMFIGNSMVIRDLDMFGKGWIDHSTNANNAMMHHFPGFLGAPVAGNRGASGIDGLLSTSIGFAIGSNKHVFCVIGDISFLHDTNGLSLLNQRTQRKPMTVIVINNHGGAIFSLLPVAKTASLQILEKFFYTLHDISISKLCAAHRIKHILVQTKAELHDALVKSHEGHVDCVVEVENRIVDNANFHRIISMFTDHSATMHLAYLLGGPYCKDGVNGFSVGRIHAAEYMFYRIQLAAPRTSGISESSFFHEGFILKLCVGDSIVGFGEVAPIEIHEEDLLDVEEQLRFLFHRMKDAELDVVPLLRGSFSNWIWTTLGIPPSSVFPSVKCGLEMAILNLLESQRIDRSYGIFTGSNVVEYNQSSTANIQICALVDSCGTPMDVTLAVVKLVAEGFTTVKLKVGRRENPAEDAAVIQKVREIVGYKINIRADANRKWTYEQAIDFGSRVKGLCLQYIEEPVDSVNDIIKFCENSGLPVALDETIDNLTGDVIPKLHQFSHPGIVALVIKPSVVGGFETAAYIAKWAHMHDKMAVISSTYESSVGLATYIQFAHYVDRQNDITSRIKNRGSCGNVAHGLGTYQWLREDVSDQKLKIHAPPLGDGIRASAEDAHGYLQHLVINDKKIERTYSEEKLRSYFIQVDGDNFSYQVKLQEGGDCTHEKVILFLHGFLGTSEDWVPMMKALSPSARVIAVDLPGHGESEILQHDVENSNQISFSVQSVADLLLKLIRNITDGAVVVVGYSMGARIALHMALNQNHKISGAVIISGSPGLRDEASKRRRSAIDRSRAHFLSSCGLENFLETWYSAKMWASLREHPKFDSLVRTRMKHNNIKALSKVLADSSIGTQKSLWEDLKHLKSPLLIVAGEKDPKFKEISQQMCREIRKHKDRESDGLCEMIIIPDSGHAVHVENPLPLVRAIRKFLVRDIPDVISK, from the exons AtgctcgccgtcgtcttctcctccggtcaccgcctcctccccctccccgtccTCCCCGGCACATTcaccacccctcctcctcctcctcctcctcctctcctatcCCCTCGCCGTCCTCTGCTcgcccctcgccggcgccgctgcctatgcggcggcggcggtggcggcctcctcctccttcgcgccgtcgccgcgaggCGCGCGGGCATCGTGATCGACGTCGACGAGGTGGGCGAGGTCGGCGACCGCGACCTCCCCGTGGACGTGTCGTTCACCCGGAGGCTGCCGCCGGTGCTCACCCTCGGGGACGGCCTCGCCGCGCTGCGGCGGGCCGGGGAGGAGGTGAAGGCctgcccgcctgccgccgccgcgagcggcGTCATCCGGTTCGAG GTGCTTGTTCCACCCAGTACGAAGGCGCTCAAATGGCTGTGCACACAGTTTAAGAGATCATCATTGTTTCCTCAGTTTTATTTGTCGAGGAAGCAAACCACTGATTCATCAATTCAGCTTGAAATCTCTGGCGCTGGCTCTGCAATTTGCTTTCATGGTTCCTCTCGAGTAGATAATGGGTTTGATTTGATATCAAG ATATCTTTCGTTTAATTCACACTTGATTAGAGCCTATGGATCAGTAGGTGTTAAATATGACAAGGAACTATTGTCTTTAGAGGAGAGAATTGGTTCATTTTACTTCTTTATTCCTCAG GTTGAGCTGAGTGAATTTGATGGCTATTCCATGTTATCGTCAACTATTGTTTGGGATGACTCCGTGTCTCACACATTTGAGGATTCTGTTTGTTTATTTGAATCTTGTTTCAGTCAG ATATGGAGTAGCTATGATTCTTCAGCTACTATCTGTTATGAAAACATGGTAACAAGTTACATTGGAGAATCGCGTATGTCAGAGAGCAGGAATACTCAGTTG GTATACTTGGATGCTGAATTTCTCGCTGTAATAGATGGCAAAGCTGTCACGGAAAAG GAGAATTGCCCAACTTCTGATCAGTCATTTGTTCGGTTTTCGCCGCAGTTCTTGTTTTGTGCAAACATG gatTTATGTTTGCAAAGCAACAAAATTGAATCTTTCATTAGGAGATGCTCTAACATTAATTTGGCATGGGCATCCTTCATAGTTGAAGAATTTGTCAGGCTTGGTTTTACG TACTTCTGTATAGCTCCAGGGTCGAGATCATCCCCACTTGCACTTTCTGCTTCAGTCCATCCTTTGACAACCTGCATATCATGTTATGATGAGCGTTCACTTGGATTTCATGCTCTTGGCTATGGGAGAGGTTCTCGGAAGCCTGCAATAGTAATTACATCATCAGGAACTGCTGTATCAAATCTCCTTCCTTCA GTGGTGGAGGCAAGTCAAGATTTCGTACCACTTATTTTACTCACAGCTGATCGTCCTCCTGAGCTGCAGGATGTAGGAGCCAACCAAGCCATCAATCAG GTAAATCATTTTGGCAGTTTTGTAAGACACTTTTTTAGTCTCCCTCCACCAGATGATCATATTTACGCGAGAATGGTTCTTACAACAGTTGATTCAGCAGCCTACTATGCCATGCAAGCACCACAAGGGCCAGTGCATATAAACTGTGCTTTTAGAGAACCACTAGACTACGGATATCAAGATTGGAGTGTTGACTGTTTGAAAGGGTTGGACAAATGGTTTATAAATAGAGAACCATACACTAGATACCTAGGAATGAAAATGGTTTCTGCATTAGGTAACTATTCTTGTTCAGTAAGGGAGGTTCTGGAGATTGTAAAGAACGCAAACCAGGGGCTTTTATTAGTTGGTGCTATTCACACAGAAGATGATATCTGGGCTGTGACTTTACTAGCTAGACACCTTTCCTGGCCGATTGCTGCTGATGTTCTGTCTGGATTGCGAATGAGGAAAGTACAGAAATCAATTCCAGGACTAGATAAGAGCATTTGTTTTATAGACCACATAGATCAAATTCTACTGTCTGAATCTGTTAAAAGCTGGAAAACTCCAGATGTTATTGTCCAG ATTGGAAGCCGGATCACTAGCAAACGAGTGGGAACATATCTTGAGTCCTGCTCCCCGTCTTCTTACATCTTAATTGATGCACACCCATGCCGCCATGATCCTTCACATGTTGTCACTCACAGAATCCAGGCTACTATAACTGAATTTGCTGCTAGTCTGTGCCAGTGTAATTTCCAAACAAAGACAAGCAGATGGTCAGATATTTTAATGGTTCTGAATTCAGCG GTTTCACAGGAGATAATGTTTCAGGTGCATTCAGAATGTTCACTTACAGAACCATATGTTGCTCATGTAATTGGAGAAGCACTTTATGGCGATGCTACTATGTTTATTGGGAATAGCATGGTCATTCGAGACTTGGATATGTTTGGCAAGGGCTGGATTGACcatagtacaaatgcaaatAATGCTATGATGCACCATTTTCCAGGCTTTCTTGGTGCACCAGTAGCTGGGAACAGGGGAGCAAGTGGTATTGATGGTTTGCTTAGTACATCAATTGGATTTGCCATTGGATCAAACAAGCAT GTATTCTGTGTGATTGGTGACATATCTTTTCTTCATGATACCAATGGATTGTCACTTCTGAACCAAAG GACGCAGAGGAAACCCATGACAGTAATTGTCATTAACAACCATGGTGGTGCAATCTTCAGCCTTCTACCAGTTGCAAAAACAGCTTCACTCcaaattttggagaaatttttCTACACCTTGCATGACATATCGATTTCCAAACTCTGTGCTGCACACAG GATAAAACATATTCTAGTTCAGACAAAAGCTGAACTTCATGATGCCTTAGTGAAGTCCCATGAGGGGCATGTTGATTGTGTTGTCGAAGTGGAGAATCGCATTGTTGATAATGCCAACTTTCATAG AATTATAAGCATGTTCACAGACCATAGTGCAACCATGCATCTGGCATATCTTCTGGGAGGTCCATATTGTAAGGATGGGGTAAATGGCTTTTCTGTTGGTAGAATACATGCAGCAGAATACATGTTTTACAG GATCCAACTTGCTGCACCACGTACATCTGGGATATCAGAAAGCAGCTTCTTTCATGAAGGTTTCATACTAAAGTTATGTGTGGGTGACAGCATTGTGGGATTCGGCGAG GTTGCACCAATTGAAATTCATGAGGAGGATCTGTTGGATGTTGAAGAACAGCTTAGGTTTCTCTTTCACAGAATGAAAGATGCTGAGCTAGATGTTGTTCCTTTGTTGAGAGGATCCTTCTCCAATTGGATATGGACAACCCTTGGGATTCCT CCTTCTTCAGTATTCCCTAGTGTTAAGTGTGGTCTAGAGATGGCTATTCTTAATTTGCTGGAGTCACAACGAATAGATAGATCCTATGGTATTTTTACTGGCTCCAATGTGGTCGAATATAATCAGAGCAGCACTGCAAACATACAGATATGTGCACTCGTAGACTCCTGTGGCACTCCAATGGATGTAACACTTGCTGTTGTCAAACTTGTTGCTGAAGGTTTCACCACCGTTAAACTGAAG GTTGGGCGTCGCGAAAATCCCGCTGAAGATGCAGCTGTTATTCAAAAAGTAAGGGAAATTGTAGGATACAAGATCAATATCCGTGCTGACGCAAATAGGAAATGGACATATGAACAGGCAATTGATTTTGGATCCAGGGTAAAAGGCTTATGTTTGCAATACATCGAG GAACCAGTGGACTCTGTAAATGACATCATCAAGTTCTGTGAAAATAGTGGCTTGCCTGTTGCACTAGACGAGACTATCGACAACCTTACAGGGGATGTAATCCCTAAGCTACATCAATTTTCACATCCAGGAATAGTTGCTCTT GTTATAAAACCCAGTGTTGTTGGTGGCTTTGAGACTGCAGCTTATATAGCAAAATGGGCTCACATGCATGATAAGATGGCTGTCATCAGTAGCACCTATGAGAGTTCTGTAGGTTTGGCAACCTATATACAGTTTGCACATTATGTTGACAGACAAAATGACATAACATCCAGAATAAAGAACAGAGGTTCTTGTGGAAATGTGGCACATGGACTTGGAACATACCAATGGTTAAGGGAAGATGTTTCAGATCAAAAGTTAAAAATCCATGCGCCACCACTTGGTGATGGAATCAGAGCTTCGGCAGAAGATGCCCATGGCTATCTCCAGCATTTAGTTATAAACGACAAGAAGATAGAAAGAACTTATAGTGAAGAAAAATTGAGGTCATATTTCATCCAAGTTGATGGGGATAATTTTTCTTATCAAGTCAAGCTTCAAGAGGGTGGTGATTGCACACAT GAAAAGGTTAttctctttcttcatggatTTCTTGGTACGAGTGAAGACTGGGTTCCAATGATGAAAGCTCTCTCTCCTAGTGCACGGGTTATAGCTGTCGATCTTCCTGGCCATGGCGAGTCCGAAATTCTACAGCATGATGTTGAAAACTCCAACCAAATCTCCTTTTCAGTTCAATCAGTTGCAGATTTGTTACTGAAGTTGATAAGAAATATAACTGATGGAGCGGTGGTTGTTGTTGGCTACTCAATGGGTGCAAGGATTGCACTACACATGGCATTAAATCAAAACCACAAG ATAAGTGGAGCTGTTATAATTTCGGGTAGTCCTGGATTGAGAGACGAGGCAAGTAAAAGACGTCGTAGTGCTATTGATAGATCAAGAGCCCACTTCTTGTCTTCTTGTGGACTGGAAAATTTTCTCGAGACGTGGTACTCTGCGAAAATGTGGGCCAG TTTACGAGAACATCCTAAATTTGATTCTCTAGTGAGGACACGAATGAAACACAATAATATCAAAGCTCTATCTAAGGTTCTCGCTGACTCAAGCATAGGGACGCAAAA GTCCCTGTGGGAAGATTTGAAGCACTTGAAGAGCCCTCTCCTCATCGTCGCAGGTGAAAAGGACCCAAAATTCAAAGAGATATCGCAGCAAATGTGCAGGGAGATAAGAAAGCACAAGGATCGCGAATCCGATGGTCTATGTGAGATGATCATTATTCCAGACAGCGGCCACGCCGTGCACGTTGAGAACCCTCTTCCTTTAGTTAGAGCAATCAGGAAGTTCTTGGTAAGGGATATACCAGACGTGATATCCAAGTAG
- the LOC4329786 gene encoding protein PHYLLO, chloroplastic isoform X7 — translation MLAVVFSSGHRLLPLPVLPGTFTTPPPPPPPPLLSPRRPLLAPRRRRCLCGGGGGGLLLLRAVAARRAGIVIDVDEVGEVGDRDLPVDVSFTRRLPPVLTLGDGLAALRRAGEEVKACPPAAAASGVIRFEVLVPPSTKALKWLCTQFKRSSLFPQFYLSRKQTTDSSIQLEISGAGSAICFHGSSRVDNGFDLISRYLSFNSHLIRAYGSVGVKYDKELLSLEERIGSFYFFIPQVELSEFDGYSMLSSTIVWDDSVSHTFEDSVCLFESCFSQIWSSYDSSATICYENMVTSYIGESRMSESRNTQLVYLDAEFLAVIDGKAVTEKENCPTSDQSFVRFSPQFLFCANMDLCLQSNKIESFIRRCSNINLAWASFIVEEFVRLGFTYFCIAPGSRSSPLALSASVHPLTTCISCYDERSLGFHALGYGRGSRKPAIVITSSGTAVSNLLPSVVEASQDFVPLILLTADRPPELQDVGANQAINQVNHFGSFVRHFFSLPPPDDHIYARMVLTTVDSAAYYAMQAPQGPVHINCAFREPLDYGYQDWSVDCLKGLDKWFINREPYTRYLGMKMVSALGNYSCSVREVLEIVKNANQGLLLVGAIHTEDDIWAVTLLARHLSWPIAADVLSGLRMRKVQKSIPGLDKSICFIDHIDQILLSESVKSWKTPDVIVQIGSRITSKRVGTYLESCSPSSYILIDAHPCRHDPSHVVTHRIQATITEFAASLCQCNFQTKTSRWSDILMVLNSAVSQEIMFQVHSECSLTEPYVAHVIGEALYGDATMFIGNSMVIRDLDMFGKGWIDHSTNANNAMMHHFPGFLGAPVAGNRGASGIDGLLSTSIGFAIGSNKHVFCVIGDISFLHDTNGLSLLNQRTQRKPMTVIVINNHGGAIFSLLPVAKTASLQILEKFFYTLHDISISKLCAAHRIISMFTDHSATMHLAYLLGGPYCKDGVNGFSVGRIHAAEYMFYRIQLAAPRTSGISESSFFHEGFILKLCVGDSIVGFGEVAPIEIHEEDLLDVEEQLRFLFHRMKDAELDVVPLLRGSFSNWIWTTLGIPPSSVFPSVKCGLEMAILNLLESQRIDRSYGIFTGSNVVEYNQSSTANIQICALVDSCGTPMDVTLAVVKLVAEGFTTVKLKVGRRENPAEDAAVIQKVREIVGYKINIRADANRKWTYEQAIDFGSRVKGLCLQYIEEPVDSVNDIIKFCENSGLPVALDETIDNLTGDVIPKLHQFSHPGIVALVIKPSVVGGFETAAYIAKWAHMHDKMAVISSTYESSVGLATYIQFAHYVDRQNDITSRIKNRGSCGNVAHGLGTYQWLREDVSDQKLKIHAPPLGDGIRASAEDAHGYLQHLVINDKKIERTYSEEKLRSYFIQVDGDNFSYQVKLQEGGDCTHEKVILFLHGFLGTSEDWVPMMKALSPSARVIAVDLPGHGESEILQHDVENSNQISFSVQSVADLLLKLIRNITDGAVVVVGYSMGARIALHMALNQNHKVNFSTLYLLCLFLYFYDSNAVPLRQISGAVIISGSPGLRDEASKRRRSAIDRSRAHFLSSCGLENFLETWYSAKMWASLREHPKFDSLVRTRMKHNNIKALSKVLADSSIGTQKSLWEDLKHLKSPLLIVAGEKDPKFKEISQQMCREIRKHKDRESDGLCEMIIIPDSGHAVHVENPLPLVRAIRKFLVRDIPDVISK, via the exons AtgctcgccgtcgtcttctcctccggtcaccgcctcctccccctccccgtccTCCCCGGCACATTcaccacccctcctcctcctcctcctcctcctctcctatcCCCTCGCCGTCCTCTGCTcgcccctcgccggcgccgctgcctatgcggcggcggcggtggcggcctcctcctccttcgcgccgtcgccgcgaggCGCGCGGGCATCGTGATCGACGTCGACGAGGTGGGCGAGGTCGGCGACCGCGACCTCCCCGTGGACGTGTCGTTCACCCGGAGGCTGCCGCCGGTGCTCACCCTCGGGGACGGCCTCGCCGCGCTGCGGCGGGCCGGGGAGGAGGTGAAGGCctgcccgcctgccgccgccgcgagcggcGTCATCCGGTTCGAG GTGCTTGTTCCACCCAGTACGAAGGCGCTCAAATGGCTGTGCACACAGTTTAAGAGATCATCATTGTTTCCTCAGTTTTATTTGTCGAGGAAGCAAACCACTGATTCATCAATTCAGCTTGAAATCTCTGGCGCTGGCTCTGCAATTTGCTTTCATGGTTCCTCTCGAGTAGATAATGGGTTTGATTTGATATCAAG ATATCTTTCGTTTAATTCACACTTGATTAGAGCCTATGGATCAGTAGGTGTTAAATATGACAAGGAACTATTGTCTTTAGAGGAGAGAATTGGTTCATTTTACTTCTTTATTCCTCAG GTTGAGCTGAGTGAATTTGATGGCTATTCCATGTTATCGTCAACTATTGTTTGGGATGACTCCGTGTCTCACACATTTGAGGATTCTGTTTGTTTATTTGAATCTTGTTTCAGTCAG ATATGGAGTAGCTATGATTCTTCAGCTACTATCTGTTATGAAAACATGGTAACAAGTTACATTGGAGAATCGCGTATGTCAGAGAGCAGGAATACTCAGTTG GTATACTTGGATGCTGAATTTCTCGCTGTAATAGATGGCAAAGCTGTCACGGAAAAG GAGAATTGCCCAACTTCTGATCAGTCATTTGTTCGGTTTTCGCCGCAGTTCTTGTTTTGTGCAAACATG gatTTATGTTTGCAAAGCAACAAAATTGAATCTTTCATTAGGAGATGCTCTAACATTAATTTGGCATGGGCATCCTTCATAGTTGAAGAATTTGTCAGGCTTGGTTTTACG TACTTCTGTATAGCTCCAGGGTCGAGATCATCCCCACTTGCACTTTCTGCTTCAGTCCATCCTTTGACAACCTGCATATCATGTTATGATGAGCGTTCACTTGGATTTCATGCTCTTGGCTATGGGAGAGGTTCTCGGAAGCCTGCAATAGTAATTACATCATCAGGAACTGCTGTATCAAATCTCCTTCCTTCA GTGGTGGAGGCAAGTCAAGATTTCGTACCACTTATTTTACTCACAGCTGATCGTCCTCCTGAGCTGCAGGATGTAGGAGCCAACCAAGCCATCAATCAG GTAAATCATTTTGGCAGTTTTGTAAGACACTTTTTTAGTCTCCCTCCACCAGATGATCATATTTACGCGAGAATGGTTCTTACAACAGTTGATTCAGCAGCCTACTATGCCATGCAAGCACCACAAGGGCCAGTGCATATAAACTGTGCTTTTAGAGAACCACTAGACTACGGATATCAAGATTGGAGTGTTGACTGTTTGAAAGGGTTGGACAAATGGTTTATAAATAGAGAACCATACACTAGATACCTAGGAATGAAAATGGTTTCTGCATTAGGTAACTATTCTTGTTCAGTAAGGGAGGTTCTGGAGATTGTAAAGAACGCAAACCAGGGGCTTTTATTAGTTGGTGCTATTCACACAGAAGATGATATCTGGGCTGTGACTTTACTAGCTAGACACCTTTCCTGGCCGATTGCTGCTGATGTTCTGTCTGGATTGCGAATGAGGAAAGTACAGAAATCAATTCCAGGACTAGATAAGAGCATTTGTTTTATAGACCACATAGATCAAATTCTACTGTCTGAATCTGTTAAAAGCTGGAAAACTCCAGATGTTATTGTCCAG ATTGGAAGCCGGATCACTAGCAAACGAGTGGGAACATATCTTGAGTCCTGCTCCCCGTCTTCTTACATCTTAATTGATGCACACCCATGCCGCCATGATCCTTCACATGTTGTCACTCACAGAATCCAGGCTACTATAACTGAATTTGCTGCTAGTCTGTGCCAGTGTAATTTCCAAACAAAGACAAGCAGATGGTCAGATATTTTAATGGTTCTGAATTCAGCG GTTTCACAGGAGATAATGTTTCAGGTGCATTCAGAATGTTCACTTACAGAACCATATGTTGCTCATGTAATTGGAGAAGCACTTTATGGCGATGCTACTATGTTTATTGGGAATAGCATGGTCATTCGAGACTTGGATATGTTTGGCAAGGGCTGGATTGACcatagtacaaatgcaaatAATGCTATGATGCACCATTTTCCAGGCTTTCTTGGTGCACCAGTAGCTGGGAACAGGGGAGCAAGTGGTATTGATGGTTTGCTTAGTACATCAATTGGATTTGCCATTGGATCAAACAAGCAT GTATTCTGTGTGATTGGTGACATATCTTTTCTTCATGATACCAATGGATTGTCACTTCTGAACCAAAG GACGCAGAGGAAACCCATGACAGTAATTGTCATTAACAACCATGGTGGTGCAATCTTCAGCCTTCTACCAGTTGCAAAAACAGCTTCACTCcaaattttggagaaatttttCTACACCTTGCATGACATATCGATTTCCAAACTCTGTGCTGCACACAG AATTATAAGCATGTTCACAGACCATAGTGCAACCATGCATCTGGCATATCTTCTGGGAGGTCCATATTGTAAGGATGGGGTAAATGGCTTTTCTGTTGGTAGAATACATGCAGCAGAATACATGTTTTACAG GATCCAACTTGCTGCACCACGTACATCTGGGATATCAGAAAGCAGCTTCTTTCATGAAGGTTTCATACTAAAGTTATGTGTGGGTGACAGCATTGTGGGATTCGGCGAG GTTGCACCAATTGAAATTCATGAGGAGGATCTGTTGGATGTTGAAGAACAGCTTAGGTTTCTCTTTCACAGAATGAAAGATGCTGAGCTAGATGTTGTTCCTTTGTTGAGAGGATCCTTCTCCAATTGGATATGGACAACCCTTGGGATTCCT CCTTCTTCAGTATTCCCTAGTGTTAAGTGTGGTCTAGAGATGGCTATTCTTAATTTGCTGGAGTCACAACGAATAGATAGATCCTATGGTATTTTTACTGGCTCCAATGTGGTCGAATATAATCAGAGCAGCACTGCAAACATACAGATATGTGCACTCGTAGACTCCTGTGGCACTCCAATGGATGTAACACTTGCTGTTGTCAAACTTGTTGCTGAAGGTTTCACCACCGTTAAACTGAAG GTTGGGCGTCGCGAAAATCCCGCTGAAGATGCAGCTGTTATTCAAAAAGTAAGGGAAATTGTAGGATACAAGATCAATATCCGTGCTGACGCAAATAGGAAATGGACATATGAACAGGCAATTGATTTTGGATCCAGGGTAAAAGGCTTATGTTTGCAATACATCGAG GAACCAGTGGACTCTGTAAATGACATCATCAAGTTCTGTGAAAATAGTGGCTTGCCTGTTGCACTAGACGAGACTATCGACAACCTTACAGGGGATGTAATCCCTAAGCTACATCAATTTTCACATCCAGGAATAGTTGCTCTT GTTATAAAACCCAGTGTTGTTGGTGGCTTTGAGACTGCAGCTTATATAGCAAAATGGGCTCACATGCATGATAAGATGGCTGTCATCAGTAGCACCTATGAGAGTTCTGTAGGTTTGGCAACCTATATACAGTTTGCACATTATGTTGACAGACAAAATGACATAACATCCAGAATAAAGAACAGAGGTTCTTGTGGAAATGTGGCACATGGACTTGGAACATACCAATGGTTAAGGGAAGATGTTTCAGATCAAAAGTTAAAAATCCATGCGCCACCACTTGGTGATGGAATCAGAGCTTCGGCAGAAGATGCCCATGGCTATCTCCAGCATTTAGTTATAAACGACAAGAAGATAGAAAGAACTTATAGTGAAGAAAAATTGAGGTCATATTTCATCCAAGTTGATGGGGATAATTTTTCTTATCAAGTCAAGCTTCAAGAGGGTGGTGATTGCACACAT GAAAAGGTTAttctctttcttcatggatTTCTTGGTACGAGTGAAGACTGGGTTCCAATGATGAAAGCTCTCTCTCCTAGTGCACGGGTTATAGCTGTCGATCTTCCTGGCCATGGCGAGTCCGAAATTCTACAGCATGATGTTGAAAACTCCAACCAAATCTCCTTTTCAGTTCAATCAGTTGCAGATTTGTTACTGAAGTTGATAAGAAATATAACTGATGGAGCGGTGGTTGTTGTTGGCTACTCAATGGGTGCAAGGATTGCACTACACATGGCATTAAATCAAAACCACAAGGTAAATTTCTCGACATTGTACCTTTTGtgtttatttctttatttttatgaTTCTAACGCAGTCCCGTTAAGACAGATAAGTGGAGCTGTTATAATTTCGGGTAGTCCTGGATTGAGAGACGAGGCAAGTAAAAGACGTCGTAGTGCTATTGATAGATCAAGAGCCCACTTCTTGTCTTCTTGTGGACTGGAAAATTTTCTCGAGACGTGGTACTCTGCGAAAATGTGGGCCAG TTTACGAGAACATCCTAAATTTGATTCTCTAGTGAGGACACGAATGAAACACAATAATATCAAAGCTCTATCTAAGGTTCTCGCTGACTCAAGCATAGGGACGCAAAA GTCCCTGTGGGAAGATTTGAAGCACTTGAAGAGCCCTCTCCTCATCGTCGCAGGTGAAAAGGACCCAAAATTCAAAGAGATATCGCAGCAAATGTGCAGGGAGATAAGAAAGCACAAGGATCGCGAATCCGATGGTCTATGTGAGATGATCATTATTCCAGACAGCGGCCACGCCGTGCACGTTGAGAACCCTCTTCCTTTAGTTAGAGCAATCAGGAAGTTCTTGGTAAGGGATATACCAGACGTGATATCCAAGTAG